The Candidatus Bathyarchaeia archaeon DNA window TTGTTCTTTCCTATATTTTGCCTAGAATTCGAAGCCGAAAAGGTAAAGTTTAATGAGTTCGAATCGAAGTTCTAGCTGTGCACTGGTGTAGGGTATTTGAGCTCGCATTTGCCGGTCATGAAAGAGGAGGTTATCCGTTTTCTCGACCCAAAGCCCGGTGAGGATTTTATTGATTGCACTGTGGGTTTAGGCGGTCATGCCTTGGCGATTTTGGAGCTGAACAAGCCAGATGGAAGAGTTTTAGGCGTCGACTTTGACCCGCAAATTCTGGAGGAGCTTAGGCGCAACGTTCATGGAACAGAGTTTGAGAAACGGCTAGTTCTTGTTTGCGATAACTTCGCTAATTTAGAGGCAATTGCCACAAAACATGGGTTTATAGGCGTTTCTGGCGTATTATTTGATTTAGGCTTGTCAAGCTGGCATTTGGAGGCAAGCGGACGTGGATTCTCATTCTGGAGGAACGAGCCGCTTGACATGAGATATAATCCGCAATCAAACACCTTAACAGCTGAAGTCATTCTAAACACTTGGAGTTTGGAGGATATTGAGCGGATTTTAAGGGTTTACGGCGAAGAGCGCTTTGCACGGCGCATAGCCAAACAAATAGTCGAATCTAGACCGCTGCGAACCACCGTGGACTTGGTTATGACCGTGGAGAGGGCTACACCCCCATGGTATCATAGGAGGCGAATCCACTTCGCCACAAAAACCTTCCAAGCACTGCGGATAGCAGTAAACAGCGAACTAGAAAACCTAGAGAAAGCCTTGCCCCAAGCCCTAAATGTGCTCCGCAGCGGCGGAAAACTCGCTGTAATAGCCTTCCACTCACTGGAAGACCGCATAGTCAAAAACTTTATGAGGACAAAAGCCAAAGAAGGCGCCATAAAAATTTTGACAAAAAAGCCCATCAGACCATCAGAGGGAGAAATCAAAGAAAATCCTAGGGCTAGGTCGGCAAGGCTAAGAGTTGCTGTAAAAGTTTAGCAAATTTGCTAAACATAACATAAAACATAAAGTTATATAGTTCAAAAATTGAACAATAAATGTCTCCGTGATTTGAGAGATGAAGAGAAAAAGCGCCATTTTTCTGGCAATATTGATTTTAGGAGTGGCTGTAGCTGGTTACAGAACATGTTTGGCTGCTGATAATCAATGGGGCGAGTATGAATTTGTGGAGATTGTTATGATATCCGTTAACTGTACAACAGCCCAAGTATCGGTTGATAGCGGAGTAATATCCGCCAATGAAACGCTTGTGCATTTTCCGAGCGGAATAGACATGAACGCCGAAATATTAACGAATGCAACCCAGATTATGCTTTCAGTTTCAACTTCCAACTCCATTCTTCACTTCGTTTTCAACAACACTGAGGTGAATAATGCCGAAAAGTATGCTAACACAACCGTAGAGCTTTGCTTTGAGCAACACTTCCATCTAGGTTTCAAGCATAATTCTACAGTCCCATTCAATAGCTTTGTAAACGTGACCTTCACGGGAAATGGTGTAGGAAACATGACGGAATTCACGGAACAATTAATTGGAGATTGTCTAGCTCCGGATCTGGGCGGTTTCTCATCAACCTTCCTTTCAATAGCAAGGGAGATTAACGCCTACACCCATTTGGTAGCTCAAAAAGCAAGCGGAGGTTTCGAATGGACATATGCAATGGGCGTATCATACAGTACAACCTTTCCAGATGGAGCGGGAGAACACACAGTGGACGTTTTAGATCTGCTTAACGTTGAATTGCTCGCACCGTCGGAGTACGCATTCATAATAGCTGTCCCCAACTCATTCTACACGTCAATAGTGATATTGGACGTTGTCTCAAATACAACAGTTACATTTGTTTCATGTGCGCCAAACCAAGCATTGGCGCCAAGGATAAGGGGTTGTACATCAATCTATATGTACCATCACCTGCAAAAATACAGGGGATATTCTCTTTTGGAGGGGATAATACACCTGTCACGGAGCTTTCGTTGACTTTTAGCGGTGTTATAATTCCAGAGTTTACAGTGCCAGCGTATACGGTTTTAATGCTTACCTCTGTTGTAGCTGTAGCCATAAAGAAACGGTTTTAAAGCTAAACTCTTTCCTCATCCCTCTATTTTATCTTGTTTAAAGCCTCTTCAAGCTCTTTGATCCTTTTTATGGTTATATCTGAGTGGCGATTATCCATGGGCTTGGGTTTTCAAGCTGACAGATGCATATGGTTCTTTTGCCCTTCAACTTTGCATAGAAGAGTTCCATGCATGTTCCAGCCGAAAGCCTTGGCATGTAAGCAATTAAAACATCGCATTTCTCAATGTCCTCCAAGTCCCGCCTTATAAAATCTAATGATGGAACCTTCGCCCAAAATTTTGGCTCTTCAGCCTCGTATAGAACTTTTTCACGCTGCCATGGGTCTACAGGCTCATAGCCGCAGCGAATGCAGATTCGCCTTATCTTTTCCCTATATCCTTGGCGATTTTCCATTCCTTGGATTAGACCCGAAATGAAGGCTTTTATCTTCACATTTGGCACCTGTGCCGACTTGAAGGTGGTTGAGCGTTTTGGGAAGAATTAAAAGGGCAAAGCACTTATTTTGGTTTTCTAAGGTGGGAGAGAGGCATCAGGTTGGGACTGCTGAATCCAATGGTGGCTATAGCTTTAGCCTTCAGCCTTTTAGGTTTTCTTCTCTACAAGAGAGTAAGCCTCGGAATAACGTTGACCGCCACGGCGCTGTTTTTAGGTCTATTAGCCATTGACTGGCAAAACATTCCAGCCATAGTCTATATGACTATTGACCCCACAACAGTGGAGGGCATTCTCACCTTTGCAGTTGTCCTTGCAACCTTCGGGATAATGTGGCTTAGCATACTATACAAGGAAACAGGTCAAATAGCGAAGCTAAGCGAGGGCATAGGCGGGCTGGTTAAAAACCCGAAAATCGTACTGAGCATGCTTCCAGCAGTAATAGGATTTCTGCCCGTCTCCGGCGGTGCCCTCATGTCCGCGCCCATAGTGGATGCTGAAGCGGAGAAACTTAAAATGCCGCCTGAAAGGAAGGCCTACGTAAACCTTTGGTTTAGACATACAATTTTCCCAGTTTACCCGCTTAGCCAGGTGCTAATAATAGCCGCAGCCCTAACCGGAGTCCCCCTATTCTCCATAGTTTTGCTTCAAATCCCAACGGTTTTGGTGATGGTGGCCGTCGGTTTTCTGGTTGGCTTTAGGAAAACGCCAACCCCAGAAGCGGAGGAAGAGCAAACGCAAACGGACAAGATGTCGAAGTTTAAAGATTTTGTCTCAGCCTTCTCGCCTATCTTAGCAACGATAGTGGTCGCCGTCCTCCTTAACCTCATAAATCCAGAATTCTCCAAACTCGGCTTAGACGTTCTGACAGCAACTTTTGCCGGTTTAATCGTCCTAACCGCGGTTTCAAGGTTAAACTCTAAAACTCTTGTAAAACCGCTGAGAGGCTGGGGAATATATGACGTAACATTAGCTGCGTACAGCGCCTTCCTCCTGCGAAACGTGATGAAGGCTGCTGGAATAGCGGAAATCTTTAAGCCCCTAGTTTCAAGCGGAAGCAGTGCAAACATAACAATGCTGTTGACGGTTATCCCGATGGCGCTGGGCTTCCTTATGGGTTCTCCATCCGGGGCGATAGCCATAGCCTCCTCGGTGCTAGCGGGAGTTTTAACATTCACACCCAAAACTTCGGCACTCCTATACATCAGCGCCTATCTTGGATACGTCATCGCGCCAACCCACCTATGCTTCACTTTCACAGCCGAATACTTCAAAAGCCCCCTTGGAAAAGTCTATAGGTATGTGGTTCCCTCCTTCATCATAACCTTTGCAGCAGCCCTAACGGTGTATTTTCTGCCCATCCCCCTCTGAAAATTTTAAAAGTTCAGCTTTCAAGACGTAGAATTGACCGAGAATGGCGTTAGACGCAAACACCCTCTACAGCATCGGCATAATCATGATTCTAGCAGGCATAACAATCATAATTGTAGCCTTCGCCCTCCTCTTCATTTCAAGCATTAAAGGCCATGGCGGGGAAGCGCGAGGCGGCGGAGCCCTGATAATTGGGCCTTTCCCAATAGTTTTCGGCACGGACAAGGAATCCGTCAAGGCTGTTT harbors:
- the rsmH gene encoding 16S rRNA (cytosine(1402)-N(4))-methyltransferase RsmH, producing MSSHLPVMKEEVIRFLDPKPGEDFIDCTVGLGGHALAILELNKPDGRVLGVDFDPQILEELRRNVHGTEFEKRLVLVCDNFANLEAIATKHGFIGVSGVLFDLGLSSWHLEASGRGFSFWRNEPLDMRYNPQSNTLTAEVILNTWSLEDIERILRVYGEERFARRIAKQIVESRPLRTTVDLVMTVERATPPWYHRRRIHFATKTFQALRIAVNSELENLEKALPQALNVLRSGGKLAVIAFHSLEDRIVKNFMRTKAKEGAIKILTKKPIRPSEGEIKENPRARSARLRVAVKV
- a CDS encoding DUF131 domain-containing protein; translated protein: MALDANTLYSIGIIMILAGITIIIVAFALLFISSIKGHGGEARGGGALIIGPFPIVFGTDKESVKAVLWLSIILTIILFALFITLYLLRG
- a CDS encoding nucleoside 2-deoxyribosyltransferase, which encodes MKIKAFISGLIQGMENRQGYREKIRRICIRCGYEPVDPWQREKVLYEAEEPKFWAKVPSLDFIRRDLEDIEKCDVLIAYMPRLSAGTCMELFYAKLKGKRTICICQLENPSPWIIATQI
- a CDS encoding DUF401 family protein, with amino-acid sequence MGLLNPMVAIALAFSLLGFLLYKRVSLGITLTATALFLGLLAIDWQNIPAIVYMTIDPTTVEGILTFAVVLATFGIMWLSILYKETGQIAKLSEGIGGLVKNPKIVLSMLPAVIGFLPVSGGALMSAPIVDAEAEKLKMPPERKAYVNLWFRHTIFPVYPLSQVLIIAAALTGVPLFSIVLLQIPTVLVMVAVGFLVGFRKTPTPEAEEEQTQTDKMSKFKDFVSAFSPILATIVVAVLLNLINPEFSKLGLDVLTATFAGLIVLTAVSRLNSKTLVKPLRGWGIYDVTLAAYSAFLLRNVMKAAGIAEIFKPLVSSGSSANITMLLTVIPMALGFLMGSPSGAIAIASSVLAGVLTFTPKTSALLYISAYLGYVIAPTHLCFTFTAEYFKSPLGKVYRYVVPSFIITFAAALTVYFLPIPL